In Magnolia sinica isolate HGM2019 chromosome 16, MsV1, whole genome shotgun sequence, the genomic window ATAATAATCTCTCCTTCTACCACCCCAATGATGAATCTGACTTTGTTAGACAATCTCAACAGCTTTATTTCAAGATTATCCAACATTACTTTCTGCATGAAAGTAGCAAGTCAATACTACCATCTTCTcaattaccaaaaagaaaaaatgggggGCTTAGATCAAAGCTCACCTTTCTCTTTACATAGAACTCAAGTCTTAAATGAAAGAAttcttcaagaactgcaagaaaAGAAGGCATAGTGATGAGAAAGCATATATAGATTTAAGAAATTCATAGCAGTACATAGAATAAGCAAACTTACTTTGTTCGGGACTGTCATATTTCTTGATGACGCCCCTCACGTCGaatgagcatatcaatgatcttaccgagactgaacatgatgagcatatcaatgatcttaccgagaccgaacatggccatcccaagacctgcattcgacaagatcgtgacaaaatttttcatgatttgaggcttcttaacaccccatctacagtaagaaagatgttagaagaaaatcagattcatatgcaaagagcaacacatctaaaattcaaatctctgccggaaaaaaagaaaactataattccaaatacccacttccagttcatgaagaaagactaaagatcacatcgaaatccatcgctctccccaaggacctgaaattccaaactctcaacctcaaattcaagaaaaaagaggaaaagaacaaagctaaattcaaatatctatctgaaaatctgcaaaacccttcaccaactgttctatacaacaacaactgttcaactaaacccttcataccccaataactgttccacacactttaaaaatctgctaccattgttctgtacaacaacaacattaagatatatttaaacaacaacAATGAGTGAAGGGCCAGTGAATAATCATACATTTTGAACTGTGTTTGGACAGAGATGctaaaaaagattatttt contains:
- the LOC131228780 gene encoding DNA topoisomerase 2-like, which translates into the protein MQVLGWPCSVSVRSLICSSCSVSVRSLICSFDVRGVIKKYDSPEQILEEFFHLRLEFYVKRKKVMLDNLEIKLLRLSNKVRFIIGVVEGEIIMSNRKRADLVLELQQKGFTPFPKTKGGNTNEAMETEENEETPEVGIVVRASDYEYLLSMPIGSCC